The genomic segment ATCAGCTATATCGACGCCAGCGGACAGACTGTCACTGACTTCACAGACTATACACCTATGGAGAGCGACTATACCGAGCTGCCCGAAGGTACCTTCTTTGTCGGGGAGAACACCACCGTCGGCAGCCGCATCAACGTATATGGCACGGTGAGCCTGATTCTCGGAGACGGCACAACGCTGACAGCCGAGAAAGGAATAGTTGTGGACGAAAACAACACGCTGAACATCTTCCAGCAGAGCCAGGGAACAGGCGCGCTGATAGCCTATGGTGATAGTATCAATGCAGCCATAGGCGCCAGTTTATCCAGCAAAAAGTGTGGCGCCATCAACATCTATGGCGGCCGCATCACGGCCACTAGCGGCGCAAATAATATAGCTACTATCGGCAGTTTTGTTGGTTACTATAGTGGTACTATCTCTATCTTTGGCGGTCAGGTGACAGCCCATAGTTATAACGATAATTCAATTGCCATCGGCAGCTGGGATGCGCCGATTCACCTTAGCTGGAGACAAACCAGCGACTTTATCCGAGGTGACAGTTACTGGGGAACCTTTATCTTCGACAAGGCCATGACCGACGGCGAAGGAAATTTTTATATCGGGACGCTCATGACAACGGCTTCCCTCAACGGCAAGACCCTTCAGCCTGCCTACACCATAACTTACCACCTAGGCGATGGCGACGGCATCAACGGCAACCCCGCCTTCTATACCATCAACACGGAAACCTTCACACTGAACGATCCCAGCAAGGAAGGCTATCTGTTCTGCGGCTGGTTTAGCGATGCAGAATTCACCACTGCTGCTACAACCACCATCACAAAAGGTTCGATGGGCGACAAGACGTTCTACGCTAAGTGGAAGAAGTTGATGACGAACGCAGACATCAGCATCACCATTCCAAAGCAGACCTATACGGGCGACGAATTGACACCCGAAATTACTGTGACGGACGGCGAGACAACGCTTACACTGGATACCGACTATACTGTAACAGCTCCAAACGGCCCGATTCAGGACGCTGGTAGTTATAATTATACCATCAGCGGCATGGGCAACTATGCAGGCGAGACTACTGCAACGTTCACCATTGAAAAGGCTACACCCACTGTCAATGCTCCGACTGCAGTCGAAGACCTTGTATATAAGGGCTCGGCACCGGCGTTGGTGAATGCAGGTTCTACAGACTTCGGAACCCTGCTTTACAGCCTTGATGGCGAAAATTATTCAGAGGACATCCCAACAGCAACGAATGCTGGAACCTATACCATATATTATAAGGTGGTAGGCGATGACAATCATAACGATGTTTTAGGTTCTATCGAGGTGACCATCGCCCCGAAAGCCGTGACCAGTGAAGACATCAGCATCGCCAATATCGCTGACCAAACCTATACCGGCTTGGCAATCGAACCAGATGTAGTCGTAACTGACGGAGAAACAACGCTTGCTCCTGGCACGGATTACGAGGTGGCTTACAGCAATAACGTCAACGCTGGAACAGCCACCGCCACCATCACCGGCAAGGGCAACTACTCGGACTCAAAAGAGACGACGTTTACCATCGTCTATCCCACCGTCGCCACGTCGTATGTCGATGCCACTGGCACACTGCACGAGAATGTTGTCGCCATCCCGCTAATCAACACCATGACGACGCTGGGTAGCGGCTGGTATGTGGTGAACGATAACGTCAACTACACGGGCCAGATTACCCTCGATGGCGACGTGAACCTCATCCTCGCCGACGGCAAGACGATGACCGCAAGCGGCAATAGCCATGGCATCGATGGCGACTGTTCCCTGACCATTTACGGCCAGGCTCTTGGCACCGGCATTCTCACTGTCACCAGCACCAGCGATGTTGGCATCTATGGTATCGACGGCGTCACCATCAACGGCGGCACGGTCAACACCACCGGCATTTGCTCCGACGGCGACGTCACCATCAATGGTGGCAAGGTAACCAGTACCGGTGACCCTGGCATCTGTTCCTATAGCGGCACCATCATCCTCGGTCTGAGCAACGCCACCGACTACATCACCGCTGAAAGTTACAGCGGTGCCGTCAAGGTAGCCGACGGCCAGACGCTGACCGACGGCACGAATACCTACAGCGGCACGCTGACGGACGACCAGAAGAACGACATTGCCGAAAAGACGCTCTACCTCTATACCGAGCACCTCGACCTTGCTGCCAACCTCGCCAACGGCAACTACTGGACGACATTCTACTGCGGACACACGGGCTACAAGATTGACGAGGGCGAGAACGCATGGGCCTATACGGCTGAATACGATGCGGGGAACGCACGGCTGACGCTGCACAAGCTGGGCAAGGTGATTCCCAAGGGTACGGCGGTCATCCTGGTGGGCGATGACAACAGCATCAGTATGATGGCGAGCAGCGAGGCTGCACAAAACACGGTGGCCAACGACCTGCACGGCACGGACATCCGCACGGCGACGTCGGCGCTGGGCACCGGCACATTCTACGTCATGGGTAAGCAGAGCGGCAACTTCGGATTCTTCCCGTACACCGCCCAGTATATGCCCGCCCGCAAGGCGTACCTGCGAATCGACGGCGACGCACAGGCCCGAGGGCTGACGATGACGCTCGACGAAACCACGGGTATTTCTTCAACCACGAATGACACGAATGACAATGCGTGGTACACACTCGATGGTCGCAAGCTGGACGGCAAGCCGACCACGAAGGGACTATATATTAATAATGGACGTAAGATAGTAATCAAGTAAAATTTAGAGCCCCTTGATAAGGGCGGCTATAATACAGGGATAAAAAAAAGAATTATGAAAAAGCAATATATCACACCCAACATTCAGGTTGTCAAGCTGCAGCATCGTACAAAGTTACTGGCAGGCAGCCCAGGCGATCAAAAATCCCTCGACCTTCCCAGCGGCGGCGACCCGATTGACGACGAAAAGGAGGTCTGGTAATTATGCAAGAGGCACAGCGCACCTATATAGCCATCGACCTGAAGTCGTTCTATGCTTCGGTTGAGTGCGTGGACAGAGGGCTCGACCCGCTGACCACCAACCTCGTCGTGGCCGATGCCAGTCGAACGGAGAAGACCATCTGCCTGGCCGTCTCGCCCTCGCTGAAGGCCTACGGCATTGGCGGGCGCGCCCGATTGTTTGAGGTGTATCAGAAGGCGCGTGGCGTGGATTTTATCATCGCCCCACCTCGCATGGCGCGCTATCTTGAGGTGAGCAACAAGGTTTATGAAACCTATCTGAAATACATTGCCCCCGAGGACATCCACGTTTATAGCGTCGACGAGGTGTTTATGGACGTCACGGCCTATCTGCGTTCCTATAAGATGACCGCCCACGAACTGACCATCAAGATGATTCGCGACGTGCTGGCCACCACGGGCATCACGGCCACGGCAGGCATCGGCACCAACATGTATCTCTGCAAGGTGGCCATGGATATTATGGCCAAGAAGATGCCCGCCGACAAGGACGGCGTGCGCATTGTCGAGTTGGACGAGATGTCGTACCGCCGCGAGCTGTGGGACTATCAGCCCATCACCAAGTTCTGGCGTGTGGGCCGCGGCATAGCCGATAAACTGGCCATCTATGGCATCGACACCATGGGCAAGTTGGCCCGCATGTCTATTCGGAACGAGGGACTGCTCTACCGTCTCTTTGGCGTGAATGCCGAGTTGCTCATCGACCATGCCTGGGGTTGGGAACCGGCCACGATGGAGGCCGTGAAGGCCTATCGCCCCGAGACCAACTCGCTGAGCAGCGGACAGGTGTTGCACGAGCCTTACACCTTCAGAAAAGCCCGCGTGGTGATTTGCGAGATGGCCGAGGGCATGGCGCTCAGCCTCGTGTCGAAGCATCTGGTGGCCGACCAGCTGGTGCTCACCGTGAGCTACGATGCCGAATGCCTGACACGCCCCGAGATTCGCGAGAAATACCACGGCGAGATTACCACCAACCACTATGGAAAGCCCGTGCCCAAGCATGCTCACGGCACGTTCAACTTCGACCGCCCCACGTCGTCGTCGCGACAGATCATGGACGGCGCCACCCAGCTGTTCGACCGTTGCGTGAATGCCGACCTACTCGTGCGCCGCATGAACATCACCGCCAA from the Prevotella sp. E15-22 genome contains:
- a CDS encoding InlB B-repeat-containing protein; its protein translation is MSIKKDIFAPLASGLGATRRAAMLLLVMLLTMTAQTAWAETINGVSYIDENGQPQTANNVTVLTGSETSLQPGWYVVNSTINYTSTVLLADGQCHLILADGGQMNIGSSESPLDSERGIDGTAPTLTVYGQASGTGELNVFTSGWNHDAILVDYLTINGGKITASASGEDASGLRVYENVTINGGVINASATGTSLWEGVVSESFGVKASRVFFNGGQLTAWGSNKGVIGTSGISLSWKNLSDFIEANSYSNSFSNSSSLTIAEGKTFTDGKGNYYAAANASDVLALTNTRLSPVEIYAVTFDSNGGSAVPTQYVASGAKATNPTVPTKEGKVFSGWYIDSDLQNLYSFTEMVTGPLTLYAKWTDAFSFNISDAIIQRVYRYTGSAVRPIVRNSAGQVLTHGINYTFSYTGAARMQAPGVYTLTVTGKAPFTGSQTVNVHVLTFEKYDGTALATATLPENQDNAFIITSTTTTIQSGWYVVSDDVTVTDRIKVSGDVHLVLCDGATLTAETGISVTDGNSLTIYSQSGNTGTLMATIHDSKTNDLHAAIGGDRYRKFSQDTGTPVKAGTITIHGGVINATACFKSAGIGRAYGGTAGTINIYGGKITASCNGTGGTGIGGSGATIHLGWCRSDADFIETQGFEGTVVFDKNFVLDETPIVATAENSDGQRIVPTRGTPYTVTFQSNGGTEVTAQTILSGNTITEPGKPLKPNHKFAGWYADENFSGDAYDFSSAVTTNFTLYAKWTAVAPISYIDASGQTVTDFTDYTPMESDYTELPEGTFFVGENTTVGSRINVYGTVSLILGDGTTLTAEKGIVVDENNTLNIFQQSQGTGALIAYGDSINAAIGASLSSKKCGAINIYGGRITATSGANNIATIGSFVGYYSGTISIFGGQVTAHSYNDNSIAIGSWDAPIHLSWRQTSDFIRGDSYWGTFIFDKAMTDGEGNFYIGTLMTTASLNGKTLQPAYTITYHLGDGDGINGNPAFYTINTETFTLNDPSKEGYLFCGWFSDAEFTTAATTTITKGSMGDKTFYAKWKKLMTNADISITIPKQTYTGDELTPEITVTDGETTLTLDTDYTVTAPNGPIQDAGSYNYTISGMGNYAGETTATFTIEKATPTVNAPTAVEDLVYKGSAPALVNAGSTDFGTLLYSLDGENYSEDIPTATNAGTYTIYYKVVGDDNHNDVLGSIEVTIAPKAVTSEDISIANIADQTYTGLAIEPDVVVTDGETTLAPGTDYEVAYSNNVNAGTATATITGKGNYSDSKETTFTIVYPTVATSYVDATGTLHENVVAIPLINTMTTLGSGWYVVNDNVNYTGQITLDGDVNLILADGKTMTASGNSHGIDGDCSLTIYGQALGTGILTVTSTSDVGIYGIDGVTINGGTVNTTGICSDGDVTINGGKVTSTGDPGICSYSGTIILGLSNATDYITAESYSGAVKVADGQTLTDGTNTYSGTLTDDQKNDIAEKTLYLYTEHLDLAANLANGNYWTTFYCGHTGYKIDEGENAWAYTAEYDAGNARLTLHKLGKVIPKGTAVILVGDDNSISMMASSEAAQNTVANDLHGTDIRTATSALGTGTFYVMGKQSGNFGFFPYTAQYMPARKAYLRIDGDAQARGLTMTLDETTGISSTTNDTNDNAWYTLDGRKLDGKPTTKGLYINNGRKIVIK
- a CDS encoding DNA methylase, producing the protein MQEAQRTYIAIDLKSFYASVECVDRGLDPLTTNLVVADASRTEKTICLAVSPSLKAYGIGGRARLFEVYQKARGVDFIIAPPRMARYLEVSNKVYETYLKYIAPEDIHVYSVDEVFMDVTAYLRSYKMTAHELTIKMIRDVLATTGITATAGIGTNMYLCKVAMDIMAKKMPADKDGVRIVELDEMSYRRELWDYQPITKFWRVGRGIADKLAIYGIDTMGKLARMSIRNEGLLYRLFGVNAELLIDHAWGWEPATMEAVKAYRPETNSLSSGQVLHEPYTFRKARVVICEMAEGMALSLVSKHLVADQLVLTVSYDAECLTRPEIREKYHGEITTNHYGKPVPKHAHGTFNFDRPTSSSRQIMDGATQLFDRCVNADLLVRRMNITANHVVPEASVVAKDQAPQQLDLFTDYEALEKQRQAEQAKLDKERRMQEVQLKIKKRFGKNAILRGLNFEEGATAKERNKQIGGHKA